DNA sequence from the Podospora pseudocomata strain CBS 415.72m chromosome 2 map unlocalized CBS415.72m_2.2, whole genome shotgun sequence genome:
TTTGGGGGGTAATGTTGAGCGGAACAGAGCTCGAGACCAGACAAAAGAAGATTAAAAGGGGTGGGGAATGAATACATTTTGATGGCAATGGCAAAGCGATGGATGGAgtttttgatgatggggtgtgAAGTGATGCTTGAAGAAGTTCTATATATGATGGCTTTTTGTTAGATGGTAAACATGATATTACCAAAATACCGCTTCTTCCACGCCACCCTTGATTCTCAGCCAACAGAAGTCTTGATTGTCACTTTCAAAAGATGTTGTTTGGTAGGACTCGTTCTTTTCGTCCCGTCCCTTGCTTGTCCTAATCACACCGAGCTACGGTCGACTCAGCGGCACAGCTGTAGCCTATCAGTACCCGATCTGCAAAAAGATGTGTTTCAAGGACTTCTTTCAAACGTCCACTAATCTGCCACTAATAGTTAGCAGCATTTGACCCCCAGCGCCCCCGCAGCGGGCATCCTTCTTCAATCTCCATTTTCCAGCCCTGTGGTTTGAACTGTTGGGACCCCTGTTTGAGTCGACAGCTCAACGGCGGCTGGTGCTGCGCCCTCCCTGGGGAAACATCTTTCTTTTACctagcaccaccacccctccttttttttctttattttAACCTTCTTTGtttctctccctctcgaACCTGACTACGGCTCCAGGTCTGTATACTCACCACGCGATTGACTGATTAATCCTCGGTGCGCGCAACAatgggcttcttctcgcGCATAAAAAAGAACAAGTCgcttgatggtggtggtggtggggcggCGCATTACGATCCTAGGTTCAGCAATGACCAaacgacaacaccacgaTCCAACAGTTATGACCCGAGAGACTACCAACTATCCGGCTCTGGGTTCAGGGCCATGGTGACGGGCAATTCACCTAGATTGATTGCCCAACTGCCCGAGGGGGTGCTACGGCGTATCTTCGGACTGGTGTGCCCCCATGCCAGGGACGAGAGCTACGAGACGTTTGAGGGGAGCGCAATGATGAttgttgggggggaagaggagaggtgcATGCTTTGTGACATGAGGGATTTGGCGCATTGCGTTGGGGTGTGtagacggtggaggggggagggggtcaagGTTTTGTATGTGTCTCCCTTCATTGCAACACAGGACAATGCTGATATtctggttgggggggggggttgaaaaGGTATCATAGTATACGACTCGATCCGGTGCATTACTGCCCTCTGGAACCGATACTTTCTGATCGAAGAAAACGCCGCTCGTTTTTTGACAGGAATGGCTCGCCGGAGGATCCGTGTTTGATGAGGCTGAAGCTGCTGTGTCGGACGTTGAGGGAGGACCCGGTTAGGAGGGGGGCGTTGGTGAGATATCTCAAGATGCCGTACATGCTTAGGGAAGCGGCGCAGGCGGATTTGGCGAGGACGATTGCGGTTACGCCGGGGTTGAGATATGTTGATTTACCAGAGGGCTTGTTTACCGACGAGCCGGGGTTTGTGACGTTGCGGCTGGAGGTCCAGGCGAGGTGtttggagttgaggaagatgagctACATGCGCGGGAGCGAGAACTCTTTGCAGGCGCTAGcgacggggagggtgtggacgaggctggaggtgttggagctgAATAGGATAGGGATGGACggggggatgttgaggttggtgttgggtgggttgggggggttgaaggcgCTGAAGATGTCGGAGATGGATGTCGGGGATGAGGTTTTTTCGAGTGGGTGGGAGGAGCAGCTGCCTCCTTTTCCGGGGACGATCGAGGAGTTGGTTTTGACCGACTGCAAGAATATCACTGGGGATGGCCTGAGGTCGTGGCTATCCACCTCCCCTGAATCACGAGAGCGGCTCCGGGTGCTGACCCTTAACAACACTGGTGTCCGCGTTTGGGGGCTACACTCGATCATATCCCTCGCTCGCGGATTGAAACACCTCTCCATCGTCGAAAGGGTCACCGTCGCCatgccttcctctccagacctccaacccctcaggagcaccaccctcgaaaCCCTCCGCTACGAAATCACCTCCGCGACCCCAACCAAGAAATACGGCTCCCCACCACACAACTCCTCAAGCATTACCTCATCCTACTACACCTATCtggccacctccctcctatCAGGCGGCCTGCCACAACTCCGCTCCGCCTATGTTAGGGACACCACCTtccccgacctcctcctcggcctaCCGCCTCTCCCTTTACCCTCCTTTAGTTCCTCTCCCGCCCGACCaggcagctcctcctccataaCACCCTTTtcgtcatccccatcaaGACCCGCCAATTTCGGTGGTCTCCCCCCCTTACAACCCGGCTCCTCACtacccaactccaaccccttctcccccggcCACCGCCCCCAAGGCAGCCTGTCCAGCCTCTCCCCCTTTGGTcagaaccaacaacaaaccaatcgcttcagcagcaacaaccccttcgccagcctcaccaccgcccacaacgccttcctcaacctccccgcaAAGCTGGAAGTTTTTACAAAATCCGAAGAGGACGACGCGCTAAACTGGAATTTTGTCcgcatcggcggcggcggtggcggcggtgggagaCAAAACAAGGGGGAGAGACCACTAAGCAGTTACGGCTTGGGTGCTGATATCTTGGGTGACGCAGGCGGTTGGAGCTCTGGTGCCGGGGCAAGGAGGAGCGTGCttgttggtgggaggggggagggaggcgggttTTTGGCTGTTCCCACTGATGTGCCGAGGGGGAGacaagaggaggaacagcaacaagaagagTGGCCTAGGCCGAGGACGcgggacggggaggggaggagggataggTTGGATTTGTGGAGGTGATATAAACACGATACAATGGCGTGGCTGGGACAATGAAAGGGTTGATAATGGGATACATGAATGGCATATGACGACGGTGGGTTGGGTAGGGATGGGATATATACAgctctttttctttgggagcgaattttttttttttttacgaGCGTGGGCAAAAAAGGAATTTGCGTGTACtataccccccccccttttttttttttttttttttttttttgtttttttttctttttactGGCAGGAACCTATCTACCTAGGCAGAAAAGCATAACCGCATTTCAATTTTCACATTTCAAGAATACCAATATCATCTCATGTTCTGAATAACGTTAAGACTGCCTTGGCCGCTTTAACGTGACCTACAACttcacacaacacaacatcaacctcacagCCTGTTGAGACACCATAAACAAAAATCTCATCAATCATAGTACATTACACCCCAAATACATCCCGGCACTTTCAATATGCATGTCGCATACAATCTACACAATGTGCTTAACTAGGTACATACAATAATTTCAAAAAagcctccccccctcccatccattCAATCCATGAACCATTTCCCTTCTCATAcacccacccaacaccaATTTTTTTCAGAAACTCATTTTTCGTCCCATGAATATGCTAGACTCAATGCTTGCTAATTATACTAACCGGGCACgctcaaagaaaaaagaccGGCTCTTGCTTAGTTGCCGTTGACGTGAGGGGGCGTCGCCGCTCCGCTGGGTTGCTTGGTTCGAAGGGTGAGAGGGAACGGGTACTCATCGgggtcctcttcctcactgTCGTATCAAGGTCAGCAACGGTTTCAAAGCAAAAAATGCAGTAGACCAAAAGTAAAACTTACGGAAGCTTCCACGCGACGTAGTCCTCAGTGCTGAGTCCCTCCCGACCCTCCTGGAGACTGGCAAAGTCGCCAGGAGTCATCATGCCGGTCCTGTCCCTGGGCGAGCCAGGCACCGAGAATGGCCGCGAGATCTTTTGCTCGGGGCCAGGAATGtagtcctcctcctcgtcaccattGAACGAGGTTGGGTAGGCCCGTCTGAGGGCGAGCTGGCGAGCCTTGACATATTCCATGCCCATACGCTTCCAGTCAAGGAGGTCGCTCAGACGCTCCGTCCGGTTGCGCTGGTTGATGCGCTGGCGACGGCTCTTTTGTGTAAAGTCAAACATGCTCGAGGTAAGCTGGTTGACCGAGTCGTCCACACCCTTGTTACGGCGGTCGACGATGTAGATACCATAATCGCTCGAGTTCtcaatcaactcctccatgTAGCAGCCAAAACCGGAAAGGTTGGTTGTGATGCTGGGCACACCCATCACGGTGCATTCGGCTGGCGTGTAGCCCCATGGCTCGTAGTACGACGCAAAGACACCCAAGTGTGTGCCACGCACAAAGTCGTCGTAGTCAAGCGGGAGCACCGGGTTCGCAGAGTTCAGGAATTCTGGGTGGAAGATGATCTTGACGCGGTCCgatgggtggttgaagagctGTACCCGACGGATCTGGTTCAGAATAGGATCCTCGCTGTCGTTGACCATGTTGTGCGTGACAATAGGGGGAAGTCCGTGCCTCTTCATGGCAAAGAGACGGCGACGAAGCAAGACACGGTCCTGGCTGGTGAGGATCTCCTTGTCATCAGGCATCGGCTCTCCGTCGTGCCACTTGAGGGAGCGTTCAAAAATGCGTCTGCCAATGTTGCGCTCAATCGTGTCCACGGTGTCTCTGAGCGACTTGATAACGGCCTGGCCCTTGAGGGCCTCCACAGTCAGCGAGGTGGTCTGGGCGGGCATGATGATAAAGGCAACGACGGTGGTCTTGCTGCCAGAGCTCTTGAGGCGGTGGTTCAGACGAGCGAGGGACTCGATGAACATGTCTACACCCTTATTCCGGAACTCGTAGCGACCAGCCGTGAAGAAGTAGAGAGTGTTTTCAGGATCGAAATCGTAGTGACCATAGAAGTGACCGCGGACAAAGTCGTGGATCTTCTCCTTGGACTGTTGGTGAAGGTTCTGGAACTCGTGCATGGCGGAGAACTTGGTGACGTTGAGACCATTGGGCAGCACTCCGTCGGGCTTGCGCTTCAAGAGATGCTCGCTCTCGTACGCGGTAATGTGCgagacggtggtgaagaCATCACAGGAGTGAGCCGACGCCCGCTCGATGCAGTACCGATGGTAGATACCGCGCTTGCCAGCCTCGGCGTCGACGTCAAAGTATTGCAGGTTGTTGTAGAAATCGACCGAGCCGGCGCAGAGGTACCGACCGAGAAGCGTAGCgtgggtggtgaagatggtggtaaCATCAATACGGCGCCTCTTGCACAGAGGAAGGGCGACACCGGCGAGCCACTCGTGGAAGTGGGCAATgacagccttcttcttttcgtgGCACACAAACTAGAACATGGTGTCAGTGAAACCGTTGCTTTGGGCGGGTTGTCAGACCCGGAACAATACCTCTCCAAGGAACCATGCGACAAGGTAACCAAACACAACAGCCTCGTTTGTTTCCTCGTCATTATCAGGGGAGGGGATAGAGGCCACGTTCCACAGATCCGTCTTCCACTCGTTCAGATAATGATATGCGGTTTTCGTGTCAAAGAGAAGGACTCTTGGCGCACCCTCGATCAGCCAGCGACCATACAGAATACCAATGCCACGATCCCTCATGGACTGAATCGTCGCAGCAAgctcggggttggtgggttcGAtcgcctcgacctcgacggcCGCCTGAAGGGGGGTGTTAGCTGCATGGTCACGGTCACCAATGGGGGCTAATGCAGGGCAGGAGAAACTCACAGACTGGTGATTAAGGGGTCCGATGAGCGTGTAACGGTCGCCATATTCAGCAGTTGTTACTGGAGCCTTGGACTTGATCACAGAGTAGATACCACCAACTGTGCAACGAACACCCCGGTCAGCGAAGGTTCGAGAATGTTATTGCTTGAGGGCACATATCCAACATACCACGATGCGCCACTTCTGTCGCAATctcgaagaggaggtggttcCTGACCTCGCGAGGTTCGCGTCCGTCGTCTGCCATTTCGGAAATCTGAGAGGTGTCGTTTGGCTTCGAAAGTAACTTTGGCGGTTTCAAGTCAGCACAAGGCAAAGAGCTGAGAGGTTCGTTGATGGATGATGCAATGGTCGAAGAAATAGGTCAGACCCAAGatgcgggggaggggaaacgGGTTGCAGATGCGGTTCGGCCGGTGGATTATTGGGCCCAACAAAATCAAGGAAAAAATCGAAATAACGAATAACGGGTATTTGAGGAAGAAATATAGTTCGAAAACCCACCCCGGAAATGTATGCTAGTAAGGAATGTTCTCGCGAGACCcaagggagaggttggggtcaGCTCAGCTCAGGCCGGCCGGGCACAGAAGTTGTCTTATAGGGGAACCGCAAGCAACAAGAAATGTGACGTCGGATCCGAATGTCGCGAAACGCAGGAATCGAAGCGCGGCTGGGCAACGGCAAAGCACGTTGGAATCTCCCGAAATTGGAAAGAAGTCGAGAATAGGATCACGGGGagacgggaagggggaggcgTCTGCCGCAGAATGGCGCTGGGCTTGGTGGGCTGGCAAGGCTGGGGCTGTTGGTTGGACAATGGCAACTGGATGACACAGGGCACAAGCAgtgtcttgttgttgagtgagAGGGGCGGGGAAGCTTGTATCAAGTAGCTTGGGGTTTGAGTTGGTTTATAGTGCCCTGGGGGTGCTCCGGGCTGTTAGGAAAGGCACCGAGGTGGATGGAGGTGAAAGACGGCGGCGCTTGGGTTCTTGCAGGGACCGGGGAGCTTCTCGGAGCTACTGCAGTCTGATGCACTTGGTGCCCGTACCAGCCCAAGAGAACCTCTTCTGCAGCAGCTCACGCAGCTCTTCCAGGATGCCAATGGGGTGATGCGTGGATGCCCTGCAGCGATGGAACATCAGGTGGAGACCTTTGGGAGCTGCTTCGCTGCCTTACTGGACTGCTGCGGGTGCATCGAGATGGATCGCAGACCTTCTGGCTTCGAACAAGCCGGTAATATGCAGTTTTGCcgaccaaccccctcgcTTCTCGACCATCAACGTTAGGTCCTTcgttgggtttttttttttttttttttttttgagacTGAGAGCTTTTCCCAACACAAGGGATCCAACGTTTGCTGGTCTGTTAGAGATAACGCCATGATTCATCGATTCCACCCGTCTCGCACTCCCCTTcagctgcccctcccccgatgCGAGTCTTCAATCTTCCATCCAagcccaaacaccacaccaccaccgggcaGCCCTACTGCGCACCTATCCATCGCCCGCTTATTGGCACAGGAACTCTGCTAACCGCCACTGTTGCTAAGCTAGTCTGCTCGGGGATAAAATCATGAAATGTTTGTCTTTACAATTGTCTATCACTTCTATCTGGTAGAGACATGGAtagcagctggaggagctctATCTCTTGCGTCATTCCGTTGATCGCGGACCCCGGCCGGGCTTAGTCATCATGACGACAGCCGGCCCTTGATCTGTGTTGCGCACTGGGCATCAGCACGTCAAGGTTCCACACGAAACTGGGGCTCGATGAAACGGCATATCATTGCCCTGGTCTCCTATTCGCTGGCCGTTTGAATATCAACGAACATCAACGACATATATTTCCCTTCAACCCGAGCGACACAACTCGACGCGAACACCTCTTCCCACTCAGGCATCTATGCCTGAACATCGCAAATTATGTTAGGCATCCAGTCACTCAATGCCAATGGCCCAAGTCCGTTCCAGGCTACGAGACGGCATGTGAATGGTTTGCTAGAAATCCCTCAATGCGGGCACTCATCAATTCCCAACACCTTGATATCGGGCCATGCCGTTATCGTGAGCAACGATAAGATGAATCCTATCCAGAAGACTGCCTCTTGTGTCTGATGAAGAGGCGCGGCAAAAGTTGGGTCTGTTGGCATCTACACACTGAGCCTCACGGGACTTCTAAAAATAGAACCTCAAGGGAGTTTCAGATGACTTCCAACCACAAAGACTTGAACAAGATCTTTGTGTGCTCAGCTCCTAACTCGGTAACCCTGTTGTCTTCTTCTGACAATGCACTGCTCGTCATGTCATGAAACTGGTCATGATGGTTACGGCAATATACGCAGTCAGAGCTGTGTGGTGGTAAAACTTGCTTTGCTATGGGCTTCAACTCGGGCACATTTATTTGACAATGATGGCGATGTCCGATTATTTTCGACATGAGATCTGCTGTGTCTCACAGTCATACCCATGTACCAATCGAGAGACTACTGTCATGAAGGAAAAGTCTATTTTCACCTCGACACCACGTCGAAGCGTGGCGGACCAGCTTCCAAGAGGAACAAGGCACTGTGTCCGTGGAAGACAAAGAGGTATACTCGGAAACTGGCATGTCCCGTATCTGCGCCCTCTTTCAACTCGAACAAATGGAACAAAGACATCGTCTGAGTCACAACGTATATAAACTTCCGTCCGCCCCTGGGAAGTAATCTGGTCTGCCATTCATCAAACTTCAACAACTTTCATTCATTTCATTACCAGCGTCGCTTTTTGAGTTTACTAACAGAGCCAGGTTCTTCCAAGTATCTCAGGTAAGTCTCTCTGATAGAGCCTCGTCTACTAATCACCATGGGGAAGAACCGCAACAGAAACAAGAACGGTGGAGGTGGCAACAACCAGGGGGGTAACAATCCTCACCAAGGTAATAACTCTCACCAAGGTAACAGCTCCCACCATGGCAGCAACTCTCACCAAGGTAACAACTCCGACCGcggcaacaaccaccacaacgtTAATAATAATaatcacaacaacaagcagAACAGCGGGCGTAATGGCAAGTGGAACAACAAGTGGAACAGGAACCACGGCAATAACCAGAATGGCAATGGCAATAACAACCAGAACGGTAACAACAGTAACACCGGGAGTCAGAATGGCAACAGGAATAACAACAGTAACCAAAATGGAAACTGGAataacagcaacaaccagaCCGGGCACTGGAAGAAACGGCGTCAGCAATACTGGCAGCTCATTGCTGGAGCAGAGCACGTGGGTCAAAGCCAAGTTCTCAGCATGTTCCTGTGCCATAGCATCCGGATAGGTCTGCTAGCACAAAGCTACGCAACCGTGTGTCACGCAACCGGAGGCTACAAGTCCACAGACGAGTTTATCACCAAGCACAGAGCCCAAATCCATGACTGCGAGTTGTTTTGCGTCCAAGGCCGGTTCCAGAACCCGTCCATCACACCACATTCCCTCGCCGACAAGATCGAACAGTTCCTGGAGCAGCACGCAGCATTCATTTACGAGCAATGGATCCTGCACGACCACCTAACCCACTATCCTGGCTTCAGAATGGAGGACTTTCTCGCTTA
Encoded proteins:
- a CDS encoding uncharacterized protein (EggNog:ENOG503Q4MW; COG:S) → MGFFSRIKKNKSLDGGGGGAAHYDPRFSNDQTTTPRSNSYDPRDYQLSGSGFRAMVTGNSPRLIAQLPEGVLRRIFGLVCPHARDESYETFEGSAMMIVGGEEERCMLCDMRDLAHCVGVCRRWRGEGVKVLYHSIRLDPVHYCPLEPILSDRRKRRSFFDRNGSPEDPCLMRLKLLCRTLREDPVRRGALVRYLKMPYMLREAAQADLARTIAVTPGLRYVDLPEGLFTDEPGFVTLRLEVQARCLELRKMSYMRGSENSLQALATGRVWTRLEVLELNRIGMDGGMLRLVLGGLGGLKALKMSEMDVGDEVFSSGWEEQLPPFPGTIEELVLTDCKNITGDGLRSWLSTSPESRERLRVLTLNNTGVRVWGLHSIISLARGLKHLSIVERVTVAMPSSPDLQPLRSTTLETLRYEITSATPTKKYGSPPHNSSSITSSYYTYLATSLLSGGLPQLRSAYVRDTTFPDLLLGLPPLPLPSFSSSPARPGSSSSITPFSSSPSRPANFGGLPPLQPGSSLPNSNPFSPGHRPQGSLSSLSPFGQNQQQTNRFSSNNPFASLTTAHNAFLNLPAKLEVFTKSEEDDALNWNFVRIGGGGGGGGRQNKGERPLSSYGLGADILGDAGGWSSGAGARRSVLVGGRGEGGGFLAVPTDVPRGRQEEEQQQEEWPRPRTRDGEGRRDRLDLWR
- the GSY1 gene encoding glycogen synthase isoform 1 (COG:H; CAZy:GT3; EggNog:ENOG503NU8X), whose product is MADDGREPREVRNHLLFEIATEVAHRVGGIYSVIKSKAPVTTAEYGDRYTLIGPLNHQSAAVEVEAIEPTNPELAATIQSMRDRGIGILYGRWLIEGAPRVLLFDTKTAYHYLNEWKTDLWNVASIPSPDNDEETNEAVVFGYLVAWFLGEFVCHEKKKAVIAHFHEWLAGVALPLCKRRRIDVTTIFTTHATLLGRYLCAGSVDFYNNLQYFDVDAEAGKRGIYHRYCIERASAHSCDVFTTVSHITAYESEHLLKRKPDGVLPNGLNVTKFSAMHEFQNLHQQSKEKIHDFVRGHFYGHYDFDPENTLYFFTAGRYEFRNKGVDMFIESLARLNHRLKSSGSKTTVVAFIIMPAQTTSLTVEALKGQAVIKSLRDTVDTIERNIGRRIFERSLKWHDGEPMPDDKEILTSQDRVLLRRRLFAMKRHGLPPIVTHNMVNDSEDPILNQIRRVQLFNHPSDRVKIIFHPEFLNSANPVLPLDYDDFVRGTHLGVFASYYEPWGYTPAECTVMGVPSITTNLSGFGCYMEELIENSSDYGIYIVDRRNKGVDDSVNQLTSSMFDFTQKSRRQRINQRNRTERLSDLLDWKRMGMEYVKARQLALRRAYPTSFNGDEEEDYIPGPEQKISRPFSVPGSPRDRTGMMTPGDFASLQEGREGLSTEDYVAWKLPEEEDPDEYPFPLTLRTKQPSGAATPPHVNGN
- a CDS encoding uncharacterized protein (EggNog:ENOG502QQ2I; COG:S), coding for MGKNRNRNKNGGGGNNQGGNNPHQGNNSHQGNSSHHGSNSHQGNNSDRGNNHHNVNNNNHNNKQNSGRNGKWNNKWNRNHGNNQNGNGNNNQNGNNSNTGSQNGNRNNNSNQNGNWNNSNNQTGHWKKRRQQYWQLIAGAEHVGQSQVLSMFLCHSIRIGLLAQSYATVCHATGGYKSTDEFITKHRAQIHDCELFCVQGRFQNPSITPHSLADKIEQFLEQHAAFIYEQWILHDHLTHYPGFRMEDFLAYIRGFSTYSWEPVINAEGVQGNDTDEDVVMVDDGSSHTIYLAQLCKFAPLPYLTVRFGLVNPDVPGHSLM